From a region of the Candidatus Aminicenantes bacterium genome:
- a CDS encoding methyltransferase domain-containing protein, translated as MPKSVVSILRFLLHWDLPRLLEKRRTRRIFATAAAAPSYLDIRALETLQMKYPPRPEYGYDARTLEARGSERALQILRLPGARGARSFLELGCWDGMVSCCLSRKGKKATAIDNRDAGFDERALNEGVRMLPMDAADLRFEDESFDFVFSYDAFEHFASPAGVLREATRVVKNGGHIYLEFGPLYYSPFGEHAYRSITVPYCQFLFPKDLINDFAARKVLKPIDFSHVNGWSLENYRELWDTYSRVLKKVRYKENLCLSHLKLIRTYPFCFKSKSSCFENFIVASISVLFEKTERKSPSSA; from the coding sequence ATGCCCAAGAGCGTCGTCAGCATCCTGCGCTTCTTATTGCATTGGGATCTCCCGCGCCTGCTGGAAAAACGCAGGACCAGGCGCATCTTTGCCACGGCAGCGGCCGCGCCGTCATATCTCGACATCCGGGCGCTGGAAACACTCCAGATGAAGTATCCTCCCCGGCCTGAATACGGATACGATGCACGCACTCTTGAAGCCAGGGGAAGCGAAAGGGCTTTGCAGATCCTCCGTTTGCCGGGGGCACGAGGAGCGCGGTCTTTTCTCGAGCTCGGATGCTGGGACGGAATGGTAAGCTGCTGCCTCAGCCGCAAGGGGAAAAAGGCGACCGCCATCGACAACCGGGATGCCGGATTTGATGAACGAGCGCTTAATGAGGGCGTGAGAATGCTGCCGATGGATGCCGCCGACCTGCGCTTCGAGGACGAAAGCTTCGATTTTGTTTTTTCCTATGATGCCTTTGAACATTTCGCCTCGCCGGCAGGAGTGTTGCGGGAAGCGACCCGGGTGGTCAAAAATGGGGGGCATATCTACCTGGAATTCGGGCCGCTTTACTATTCGCCTTTCGGCGAACATGCCTATCGTTCGATCACCGTGCCGTACTGCCAGTTCCTTTTCCCAAAGGACCTGATCAACGACTTTGCGGCGCGAAAAGTGCTGAAGCCCATAGACTTCAGTCACGTGAACGGGTGGTCTCTTGAAAACTACAGGGAGTTGTGGGACACGTATTCCCGCGTGCTTAAGAAGGTTCGCTACAAGGAGAACCTCTGCCTGTCTCACCTGAAACTGATCAGAACATATCCCTTTTGCTTTAAAAGTAAGTCCAGCTGCTTCGAGAATTTCATTGTCGCAAGTATCAGCGTGCTGTTCGAGAAAACGGAACGCAAGTCGCCTTCCTCCGCGTGA
- the lepB gene encoding signal peptidase I: protein MAARNLKHFFKYVFIDLLLAALISFFLINYVVSAYKVEGGSMEPLLRDQERILISKLGINRDNLHRFDIVVLYKPDEPDKSLVKRIIGLPEEIIEIRGGEVYINDKPLKQPWQSDNPEAMKAPDDMKALLIPHGMFFVMGDNRRISLDSRQFGLVPQKYIFGKAFFRYWPFAAIGKIE from the coding sequence ATGGCAGCCAGGAATCTCAAACATTTTTTCAAATACGTGTTCATCGATCTTTTGCTGGCGGCGCTGATCTCCTTTTTTCTGATCAACTACGTCGTCTCGGCCTACAAGGTCGAGGGCGGTTCGATGGAGCCGCTGCTCCGCGACCAGGAGCGCATCCTGATCTCCAAGCTGGGCATCAACCGGGACAACCTGCACCGCTTCGACATCGTGGTGCTGTACAAGCCCGACGAGCCCGACAAGTCGCTGGTCAAGCGCATCATCGGCTTGCCCGAGGAGATCATCGAGATCCGCGGCGGCGAGGTGTACATCAACGACAAGCCGCTCAAGCAGCCCTGGCAAAGCGACAATCCGGAGGCCATGAAAGCGCCGGACGACATGAAGGCGCTGCTCATCCCGCACGGCATGTTTTTCGTCATGGGCGATAACCGCCGCATCAGCCTCGATTCGCGCCAGTTCGGCCTGGTGCCGCAAAAGTATATATTCGGCAAGGCCTTTTTCCGCTATTGGCCTTTCGCCGCCATCGGCAAGATCGAGTAG